AAAACTGCGGGTACTCTTGCTAATTCCGGAAAAGGTGTAATTGAAGATACCATAAATGTAATGAAAAGAATTGAAGAAGTTGTAAGCGATTCTTCCAAAATAATTTCTGAACTAGGTGAAAGCAGCGGACAAATTGGTGAAATTGTGCAAGTAATTAATGATATAGCAGATCAAACAAATTTACTTGCACTTAATGCCGCAATTGAAGCTGCACGCGCCGGTGAACAAGGTAGAGGTTTTGCGGTTGTAGCGGATGAAGTAAGAAAATTAGCTGAAAGAACAACAACAGCTACAAATGAAATTGAAGAAATGGTAACTAAAATTCAGAAGAACAGCCAAAATGCGGTTGAAGCAATAACCAAAGGAAATAGTGAAGTAAGTATAGGTATGGTTGAAGCTGTAAAAGCTGGAACATCAATGGAGCAAATTGTAAAATCATCAAATGAAGTATTGGATATTTCAAGTCAAGTTGCAACAGCAAGCGAAGAACAATCTGCTACCGCCGAACAAATAAGTAAAAGTATAAATGGAATTAATACAGTAGCACAAGAATCGGCAATTGGGATTCAGCAAGTTGCCGGAGCAGCAAATGATTTAAGTCAGCTTGCAGAAAAACTTCAAGATTTGGTTTCTCAATTTAAACTTGATGATAGAAGATCGAGAGAAGTTGTGCAAGCCCAAGTTAAAAAGCCAGTATTCAAGAAAAAATTATCACTTGTTAACAGATAAGAAAACGGAAAAAAAATGAGCGAAGAAATAATAATAAGTGAAGATACCGAATTACTTCAATTAGTTGGATTTAAATTAGGCGAAGAAGAATTTGGGATAGATATAATAAATGTAAATGAAATAATTAAAATGCAAAAAGTAACATCAATTCCAAACGCTCCGGCAGATATTTTGGGAATTGTAAATATAAGAGGAAAAATAATTGCGGTTGTTGATACTCGTTTAAAACTTAACATGCATACAAAAGATTATGATAATGAAACGAGAATAATAATTGTGGAATTCAATAATAAATCAATAGGGTTTATTGTTGATGAAGTTACCGAAGTCTTAAGAATTCCGAAAAATATTCTTAAAGATGTTCCGGATATTGTTTC
The nucleotide sequence above comes from Ignavibacteriota bacterium. Encoded proteins:
- a CDS encoding purine-binding chemotaxis protein CheW; amino-acid sequence: MSEEIIISEDTELLQLVGFKLGEEEFGIDIINVNEIIKMQKVTSIPNAPADILGIVNIRGKIIAVVDTRLKLNMHTKDYDNETRIIIVEFNNKSIGFIVDEVTEVLRIPKNILKDVPDIVSTEMNTDYIKSIASIENKIVILLDLKKLLYGIEI